Within the Bacillus sp. FSL K6-3431 genome, the region ACAATTGCTTCAAATACAACTTGTAGATCTGGGATATTTAATATCTCCTCGAAATTAGTTGTCACTAATACATCTTCGGAGATACTACGATTCTTTTCTAAATCTTGGATAAGCACTCCAACAATTTGCACTTCAGCATCAAGTATATCCTGCAATTGCTGCTGATGTGTTTGAACTGCTTCGTACACTCCTTCTCCTACTGTTCCAAAACCGAGTATTGCTGCCTTGATGACTGCCATTTGTTTCCCCTCCTAATGTTTAAAATCAAAAGGCTGAGACGCAATGCGCTCAGCCCCTGTTATCCTGAAGTATTATTTAGTAGTAGCTTCAACAGATTTTGCGATTGCTTGTTCCAGATCTGCTGTTATATCTTCAATTGCCTCTAATCCAACTGCAAGGCGAATCAATTCCTCTGTTACACCTGTTGCTTTTAAATCATCTCCACTTAACTGCTGATGTGTAGTAGAAGCAGGGTGAATAATCAATGATTTAGCATCTCCAACATTAGCAACATGAGAAAACAGTTTGACATTATCTATTGTATTTCTACCAGCTTCGCGGCCACCTTTTATTCCAAAGTTCACGATCGCTCCAGCACCTTTAGGGAAATACTTCTGTGCAAGTTCATATGATGGATGACTTTTAAGACCAGGATATGCAACCCACTCAACTGCATCATTTTGTTGTAAATATTCTGCCACTGCTTTTGCATTCTCCACATGTTTCGTAATGCGTAGATGTAATGTTTCCAATCCTTGCAAGAAAATGAACGCATTGTCAGGACTTAAGCAAGGTCCAAAGTCACGTAGCAGCTGAACACGTAATTTAGTAGCAAATGCTGCATCTGGTACATCGATGCCAAAACGGATGCCGTGATACGAATGGTCAGGCTCAGTGAATCCAGGGAATTTCTCATTGTTCCAATCAAATTTTCCGCTGTCTACAACAACTCCACCTATTGCTGTTCCATGACCACCAATCCATTTTGTAGCTGAATGGACGACAATATCTGCACCGTGTTCAATCGGTCTGCTTAAGTATGGAGTTGCAAATGTACTGTCTACGATTAACGGAATATTGCTTTCATGCGCAATCTTAGCAACTGCTTCAGTATCAAGAATATGCAAGCTTGGGTTGCCGATAACTTCTGCAAAAATTGCTTTCGTTTTCGGAGTTATTGCTTTACGGAAGTTTTCCGGATCTTTCGGGTTAACAAAGTTTACTTTAATTCCGTATCTTGGGAGCGTTACAGCGAACAAATTGTATGTTCCACCATATAAATCTGTAGCAGCTAAAATTTCATCACCTGCATGTGCAATATTTAAGATTGAAAATGCAATAGCAGCCATTCCAGATGATAATGCAACTGCGGCAGTTCCGCCTTCTAACAATGCGACTCGCTTTTCAAATACGTCGACTGTCGGGTTCATGATTCGAGAATAAATATTTCCAGAAACCTCTAAACCAAATAGTTTTTGAGCATGCTCCGTGTTTTCGAATACATAAGAAGTTGTTCTATAAACTGGTACACCTCGTGACCCTGTTTCATCAGGCTCTTGCCCACCATGAAGTAATAAAGTTTCTGGCTTAAAGTTTTGTTCTGACATTTTTTTATCCCCCTAAATATTATAGTAATTTGATTGGTAAACTTGGTTAAAAGGTTGCATAATATTTTCTGCAATCTTCTTTATACAAAAAGCCCTCTTCTGAATAAGAAGAGGGCGTATATACAGTTCCTCCCCTTATCTTCCAGGTTACTAAATAACCTGTAGGAATTAGCACCTTTTCAGATAAAATCATCTGAAGGTTGCCGGGCATCGCAGGGCCTATTCCCTCCGCCGCTCTAGATAAGAGTAATGCTTATTATTAAATTTTAGATAGTTCAATGAACTCTTAAAAATTAGTATACTACGTATTTGAATAATGTCAACCCTTTTTCACTTATTTTAAAATTTTAAGTTTTTAAATGCTGTCTAACCTAGATTGTACACAAGGCTAGTTCTTTTGTGATAAGGAACTCATGTATGCTTTAGATAGTGTAATCACTAAACGTACGGATCTAAATAGATGCTCGTTCCTGTTATGAAACGAGCATCTATTTACGTGGTAATGTTCACTACTTCATTTCCTTAACTAATTTTCCAATCATTTCTTCATCCATTGGACCGACAATTCGTTTATGAATAAATCCATTACTATCAATCATATACGTTGTTGGTATTGTTAGTATTTGATATTCATTACCAACATTTCCTTTTTCATCTAGAGGTATTGGAAATGTTAATTCATACTCTTTAATAAATTTGCTGATTTTGTCTCTTTTATTGACACCACGTTCTGCATTCGTTAAATTTACTGCAATTATTTCAACATTATCATTCTCGGCAGCCGTTTTGTAATAGTTCTCCATATGAGGCATTTCCGCCTTACATGGGGGACACCAAGTCGCCCAAAAATTCAAAATCACTTTTTTGCCTTTATAATCAGACAGTTTAATTGATTCACCATCCAGTGTTTCCAATTCGAAGTCGGGTGGTTGATCTCCTGTTGTTAGCCCAGGTGCAGCAGTATCTACTTGTGCTTCCTTTGTTGATGATTCCATTAAAAATTCTTCTTGGGCCAATTCCTCTGCTTTTTTTGCTTGTACTTCTTTTACAATATTCACTGTAACAATACTGATTAAAATCACGATAACTATTAACCCAAAAATATTTTTCTTCACTTGGCACCAACTTTCTTTATTTTAGATATGATAAGTAATGCAATAACTACTATTATATATGTCATAATTGGAACGGAAAAAAGTCGATCCATTACCGAATAAATAAGTAGCTGAATAACCGTAAACAAAATGAGTAATTGCTGTAGCCATCTTATTTGGTTATTTTTTAAAATGGCCATTACAACAAATCCAAAATTGATTAAGATGAGTATCACTCTAAACAATAAAGGGTAATCATCTACTATGCTTATAACAATCTCATAAATAGAAAACGTCATTAACCATACTTGGAAAATGTCACCTATGCTCATTTCCGCTTGTTTTTTTCTTTTACCTATAATAAATAAGTATATGCATCCAGCGATCAGTCCAAGCCAAAAACCTTTTATCCCACCATTAAAATACAATATAGTTAAAGGGTTCTGTATACTGAATTTAAATTGAAATAAAATTACACTCAATTTCCACGTGATAATAAATATAAAAATAGCATTCCCATAATAATCAGCTATATGCTTTTTCTTTAAAAGCAACAACATGCCAGTCGTTAGAAAAAATGCTATTACGATCGCTACCCAAGAGACTGGGAAGGATAAAGAACCAATTGAAAGCCACATTTCATCCGTCCCCCCTTTCTTCCTTTAAAGAACTGGTGATAGTAAGCGTGAAACGGATTCTTTAAATCTTATATATAGTGGACGTTTTTGATACTCTTCTAATGTAAGCTCCTTCGATTGTTCCATATCTTTGTTAAAAATATCGACAAGCTCTCCAACGAGTTCTTCATCATACAGAAATGCATTCACTTCAAAGTTAAGTCGGAAGCTACGTACATCCATATTGGCAGTACCGACGGTAGCTATCTTCCCATCGGCTACAATTGCTTTCGCATGAACGAAGCCATTTTCATATGTATATACCTTCGCACCCGTCTGTAGAATTGCTCCTACATTTGAGTACGTTGCCCAGTAAACAAAAGGATGATCAGGCTTGTTAGGTATCATTACCCTTACATCTACGCCTGATAAAGCAGCAATTTTGATTGCATCCAATACACTTGCATCTGGAATAAAATACGGCGTTTGAATATAGATGTAATTTTTAGCAGAACTAATCATTTTTATCATTCCATATTTAATTTGTTCCCATTCCGAATCAGGACCACTAGATACAATTTGTACATCGGTTTTACCTTTAGGCTGTATTTCAGGGAAAAGTCTATCGTCGTACCTAATTGGAGTTACTGATGCTTGATTCCAATCAAGAATAAAACGAGTTTGTAATGCATATACCGCTTTTCCACTAATCTTCAAATGCGTATCTCTCCAATTGCCAAACCTCTTATCCAGGCCAAGATATTCATCACCTATATTGAAACCACCAATATAACCGGCTTTCCCATCGAGAATGACAAGCTTACGGTGATTGCGATAATTAACTTGTAAATTGAGATGAGGCAATATAGCAGGGAAGAATGCACTCACATTTCCACCGGCATCAATGAGTGGACGAAAGAACTTCCGGGGTAGTCTTCTGGATCCCATCGCGTCATGCAGCACCTTTACTTGCACCCCATCACGCGCTTTTTGTATTAACGCTTCAAGCACTTCATTTCCTAAACGATCATTCCGCCATATATAGTATACAAAATGTATATGGTCTTTGGCGTTCTTAATATCATGAATAAGTGACCGAAATTTGTCATTACCGTCAATGAATATATCTACTTTATTATCTTGAGTAAGGACAGCGCTGTCGTTCACGAGTAGCATATATACTAAATCTTTATATTTAGCTGTCTTATTACCGTGAAATGGAAACTCCCCTTTTCGTAGCAATTCAATCTGATATTTAGTAATTTCCATAATGCCGATTTTATTTTTATCTTTCCAGCTAAATATCTTTTTTCTACTTAGATTTTGACCAAAGATTAAATAAAGTATAAATCCAGCTATAGGTATAAAAAATAATACAAGTAGCCACGCCCAGGTAGCACCTACATCCCTGCGTTCTAAGAATATAACAAATCCAGCTAACACAATATTCAAAATGACGACCATGCTTAACAATATAGCCGTAACTGTAGTAAGTGTCATAAATTGGCCCCTCGCATTCCCTTTGTCTTTTTAACAAACAATCGATTTATGTATAATATTAGCATATTTACAAATAAAAGACCGTACCCAAAAGGATACGGCCTAACTATTATATATTATTTTATTAATTAATATATCCCCGAGGATCAACAGCATTAGATTTTGCACCATTCCATGGACCTAGGTGTAACTCAAAATGTAAATGTTGGCCAAAGGATTGACCAGTGTTCCCCATGTAGCCAAGTTGCTGACCTTTTGACACTGATGCTCCTGATGAAACACTCAGACTACTCATATGTGCATAAACCGTTGTATATGTTTTTCCTTCAAGATGGTGAGAAATGTATACAACATTTCCGTAGCTTGGAGAAAATTCGGATCTTATTACAACACCAGCTGCTGCTGCAACAATTGGAACCGTACCACTAGCGGCAATGTCAGTTCCGTAATGCATACCACCAAAACTCGCACGATAGCCAAATCCTGAAGAGTAATAGCCATTCGCAGGCTTCATAAACAAACCGGATGTAACTGGTGGCTTGCCAACACTAGGGCCTTTTGAAACATTGGAGTTACTAGAATTACTTGAACTACTAGTACTCCCAGCGCTACTGCTACTACTACTTGTTTGTTTCTTCGTAGTATTAGATGCTACAGAACTCTGCTCTGCCTGCTCGCTTGCTTTACGCTCCGCGTCTGCTTGACGCTCAGCTTCTTCTTTTGCTTGACGGGCTGCTTCTTCTGCTAAACGATTTCTTTCCATATCAATTGCTTTTTGGATCGCTTCATCTTGTGATGCAAGTATTGCTGATTCTTCTTCTAAGCTCATTTTTTCACTTTCAACATGCTTTTTCTCAACATCTAAAGCCTTCATAACTTCTGCTTTTCTAGCATTTTGATTTTTTAAGTCTGACTTCAATGTTTCTAATTCGGATAACATTTCTGTTAAACTAGCAAGTTTCTCTTCTACTAGCTTCTGATTATCCTCAAGCTGCTTCTTATCTTTCGCTTGCTCTTCAATAATTTCTCTATCTGCTTTAACTAATGTCGACATTGCAGAAACCCTATCGACCAAATCACCGAAACTTTCAGCACCAAGCACAATATCTATGTATTTCACAGATCCACCGTTCATTTGGATAGTACGGGCCCGTTCACGAAGCATTTCATTTCTAGCTTCGATCCTTTCTTTTAAGTCCTCTATTTCTTCCCGTAATCTTTCAATCTCGGCTTTTGTGTCAGAAATTTGTTTTTCTTTTTCAGCAATTTTACTATCTGTATCCGCTATTTCGGATTCAATTCTTTTCATTTCAACTTCTAATTGACTTTGTTCTGATACAATGTCAATAATTTTATTTTCTTTTTCATTAATGGAGTTCCCAATATTCGACCGTTTATTTTGTATGTTTGACTTTTCCTGTTCTAAATCTGATAAATTTGCACCTAATGCTGCTCCTGCGCCTGAAAAAATAGTTCCTAACCCTAAAACGGCGGCCAATGAAAATGAAAGTAATGAGTGTTTATTCAAAAAGTACTTCCCCTTTCTCTCTCCCTAGTTTTATCTACAATCGTAATGATTATAGTTATGTGTCTCTCTCTCAAACCAATTAAATCTTTAGGAAACGTCGGACTGACATAAAGCTTCCCCAACCGCCTATAATAACTCCAATTAGCAAAATAATCACTGAAACTTGATACACGAAAGGATTATAGGCTAATGGTATAAGCAATTGCCCCGGAATACGAGCTACCATGAAATCATAAGCATAATAATATCCAGTAGCAACTACCGTTATTGGGATAATCGCTCCTAATAATCCAAGCCACATTCCTTCTAATAGAAATGGCCAACGAATGAACCAGTTTG harbors:
- the cls gene encoding cardiolipin synthase, with amino-acid sequence MTLTTVTAILLSMVVILNIVLAGFVIFLERRDVGATWAWLLVLFFIPIAGFILYLIFGQNLSRKKIFSWKDKNKIGIMEITKYQIELLRKGEFPFHGNKTAKYKDLVYMLLVNDSAVLTQDNKVDIFIDGNDKFRSLIHDIKNAKDHIHFVYYIWRNDRLGNEVLEALIQKARDGVQVKVLHDAMGSRRLPRKFFRPLIDAGGNVSAFFPAILPHLNLQVNYRNHRKLVILDGKAGYIGGFNIGDEYLGLDKRFGNWRDTHLKISGKAVYALQTRFILDWNQASVTPIRYDDRLFPEIQPKGKTDVQIVSSGPDSEWEQIKYGMIKMISSAKNYIYIQTPYFIPDASVLDAIKIAALSGVDVRVMIPNKPDHPFVYWATYSNVGAILQTGAKVYTYENGFVHAKAIVADGKIATVGTANMDVRSFRLNFEVNAFLYDEELVGELVDIFNKDMEQSKELTLEEYQKRPLYIRFKESVSRLLSPVL
- a CDS encoding redoxin domain-containing protein, which codes for MKKNIFGLIVIVILISIVTVNIVKEVQAKKAEELAQEEFLMESSTKEAQVDTAAPGLTTGDQPPDFELETLDGESIKLSDYKGKKVILNFWATWCPPCKAEMPHMENYYKTAAENDNVEIIAVNLTNAERGVNKRDKISKFIKEYELTFPIPLDEKGNVGNEYQILTIPTTYMIDSNGFIHKRIVGPMDEEMIGKLVKEMK
- a CDS encoding O-acetylhomoserine aminocarboxypropyltransferase/cysteine synthase family protein; amino-acid sequence: MSEQNFKPETLLLHGGQEPDETGSRGVPVYRTTSYVFENTEHAQKLFGLEVSGNIYSRIMNPTVDVFEKRVALLEGGTAAVALSSGMAAIAFSILNIAHAGDEILAATDLYGGTYNLFAVTLPRYGIKVNFVNPKDPENFRKAITPKTKAIFAEVIGNPSLHILDTEAVAKIAHESNIPLIVDSTFATPYLSRPIEHGADIVVHSATKWIGGHGTAIGGVVVDSGKFDWNNEKFPGFTEPDHSYHGIRFGIDVPDAAFATKLRVQLLRDFGPCLSPDNAFIFLQGLETLHLRITKHVENAKAVAEYLQQNDAVEWVAYPGLKSHPSYELAQKYFPKGAGAIVNFGIKGGREAGRNTIDNVKLFSHVANVGDAKSLIIHPASTTHQQLSGDDLKATGVTEELIRLAVGLEAIEDITADLEQAIAKSVEATTK
- a CDS encoding murein hydrolase activator EnvC family protein, which produces MNKHSLLSFSLAAVLGLGTIFSGAGAALGANLSDLEQEKSNIQNKRSNIGNSINEKENKIIDIVSEQSQLEVEMKRIESEIADTDSKIAEKEKQISDTKAEIERLREEIEDLKERIEARNEMLRERARTIQMNGGSVKYIDIVLGAESFGDLVDRVSAMSTLVKADREIIEEQAKDKKQLEDNQKLVEEKLASLTEMLSELETLKSDLKNQNARKAEVMKALDVEKKHVESEKMSLEEESAILASQDEAIQKAIDMERNRLAEEAARQAKEEAERQADAERKASEQAEQSSVASNTTKKQTSSSSSSAGSTSSSSNSSNSNVSKGPSVGKPPVTSGLFMKPANGYYSSGFGYRASFGGMHYGTDIAASGTVPIVAAAAGVVIRSEFSPSYGNVVYISHHLEGKTYTTVYAHMSSLSVSSGASVSKGQQLGYMGNTGQSFGQHLHFELHLGPWNGAKSNAVDPRGYIN